In Candida orthopsilosis Co 90-125, chromosome 4 draft sequence, a single genomic region encodes these proteins:
- a CDS encoding Sps22 protein (S. cerevisiae homolog SPS22 has role in wall assembly): MKLCIIVLFINSFVNCISATNGKINIINEEDLVGMAVTSPQNKGLSSPSFDELLPPEFNQDYVEQWSHFNDNNDDDDPDEGDFGDETRPRIDSSTPLHCQRDEFVIHSLGDLNSIIECETIIGNVVISEFDYPIITFTNLVKIQGNLSIFKSPELVRIESPQLQSISGQFQLFELTSLALISVPSLKQVLALKWEILPILSNVQFNAEIKGIESITISDTSLTGFSGFVANELKVLDINNNRFLDTIDCNVEKVTQLLHISANSNEIKVQLPNLEHVEELSIHNVAILNLGNLEWVGKSMSMSSSLFHAIKLPKLKYIGGTLNLSKNSKLEVVEFPELDEIDGGLMIINNNLIEKVNFFPNLKIIGGALEIIGKITELTFKNLKLVKGSAIVRSTSPQFDCRKWTKSEIGLVVRGGKIECTNANNEKVTSRTKEDGSEASEVKIEEEEEQKEKPSQVEDKSNNGSKNKTSSSKSDKFTKSSSSSYNWDTFYTVISMAIVSLWALIELV; the protein is encoded by the exons ATGAAGCTCTGtattattgtattgttcATCAACAGCTTTGTTAATTGTATAAGTGCCACAAATGGGAAAATAA ATATCattaatgaagaagatttggtTGGTATGGCCGTAACTTCTCCCCAAAACAAAGGTTTGCTGTCTCCTTCATTTGATGAGCTTCTCCCACCAGAATTTAATCAGGATTATGTTGAGCAATGGTCCCATTTCAACGACAAtaatgatgacgatgatcCAGATGAAGGTGATTTCGGTGATGAAACAAGGCCCAGGATTGATAGCAGTACCCCCTTGCATTGTCAACGTGATGAATTCGTTATTCACTCATTGGGCGATTTAAACTCTATCATCGAATGTGAAACAATTATTGGAAATGTTGTCATATCTGAATTTGATTACCCGATTATTACTTTCACCAATTTGGTCAAGATTCAAGGTAATTtatccattttcaaatctccGGAATTGGTTCGTATTGAAAGTCCACAATTGCAAAGTATTAGTGGacagtttcaattgtttgaattgactTCGTTGGCTTTGATCAGTGTCCCTagtttgaaacaagttCTTGCCTTAAAATGGGAGATTTTGCCCATTTTAAGTAATGTTCAATTTAATGCTGAAATTAAAGGTATTGAAAGTATAACTATTTCCGATACTTCATTGACTGGATTTTCTGGATTTGTTgctaatgaattgaaagtgTTGGATATTAATAATAATCGATTTTTAGATACAATTGATTgtaatgttgaaaaagtgactcaattgttgcatATTTCTGCCAATTCGAATGAAATTAAAGTTCAATTACCCAATTTGGAAcatgttgaagaattgagtATCCATAATGTGGCCATATTGAATTTAGGTAATTTGGAATGGGTTGGTAAATCAATGAGTATGAGTAGCTCCTTATTTCATGCAATTAAATTACCCAAATTGAAGTACATTGGTGGTACTTTGAATTTATCCAAGAACTCTAAGTTGgaggttgttgaatttcCTGAATTGGACGAAATCGATGGAGGGTTGATGATTATTAATAATaacttgattgaaaaagttaACTTTTTCCCTAATTTAAAGATTATTGGCGGTGCTTTGGAAATTATTGGTAAAATCACTGAATTGACTTTCAAGAATTTAAAATTGGTTAAAGGTAGCGCAATTGTGCGTTCGACATCACCGCAATTTGACTGTCGCAAATGGACTAAACTGGAGATTGGATTGGTTGTTAGAGGTGGTAAAATCGAATGTACTAATGCTAATAATGAAAAGGTAACTTCAAGAACCAAAGAAGATGGTTCTGAAGCAAGTGAAGTAAAAattgaggaagaagaggaacAAAAGGAGAAGCCAAGTCAAGTAGAGGATAAGTCAAATAATGGATCTAAGAATAAGACTCTGAGTTCCAAAAGTGACAAGTTTACAAagtcttcttcatcttcatatAATTGGGATACATTTTATACTGTCATTTCCATGGCCATTGTCAGCTTGTGGGCATTGATTGAACTTGTTTAA